In a single window of the Calderihabitans maritimus genome:
- the fabK gene encoding enoyl-[acyl-carrier-protein] reductase FabK, with translation MLKTVLCELLGIEYPILQGGMAWVATGELAAAVSEAGGLGIIGAGNAPPEVVREEINKVRERTNKPFGVNIYYLSPYVEELIDLIIEEEVPVITTGAGNPGKHIPRLKEAGVKVIPVVASVALAKRLERQGVDALIAEGMECGGHIGEITTMALVPQVVDAVSIPVIAAGGIADGRGLAAALSLGAAGIQMGTRFVCADECIAHPNYKEAIIKAKDRDTVVTGTEGHYVRVLKNKLARQFAELAASGAPFTEFEKLGAGKLRAAVIEGDVEYGSLMAGQIAGLISEVKPAREIISEVVEEARRVIDRMQQVIKPDGR, from the coding sequence ATGCTGAAAACGGTACTTTGTGAACTGTTAGGAATAGAATATCCCATTTTACAGGGTGGTATGGCCTGGGTAGCTACAGGAGAACTGGCTGCTGCAGTGTCGGAAGCGGGCGGACTTGGAATAATTGGCGCTGGTAATGCCCCTCCTGAGGTGGTCAGAGAAGAGATTAATAAAGTGCGGGAAAGAACGAATAAACCATTTGGTGTTAACATTTATTATCTTTCTCCTTATGTGGAGGAACTCATTGATTTAATTATTGAAGAAGAAGTACCGGTGATAACTACGGGAGCAGGCAATCCCGGCAAGCACATACCCCGTCTGAAAGAGGCCGGTGTTAAAGTTATTCCGGTGGTGGCTTCCGTAGCCCTTGCGAAGCGGTTGGAACGACAAGGAGTAGATGCCCTTATTGCCGAGGGAATGGAGTGTGGCGGTCATATCGGGGAAATCACCACTATGGCTTTGGTCCCTCAGGTAGTGGATGCGGTGAGCATTCCGGTTATCGCCGCCGGCGGAATTGCTGACGGCCGAGGTCTGGCCGCTGCGCTCTCCCTGGGAGCAGCAGGAATTCAAATGGGAACCCGTTTTGTCTGCGCTGATGAATGTATTGCTCATCCTAATTACAAAGAAGCTATCATTAAGGCCAAGGATCGAGATACGGTGGTAACTGGAACAGAGGGACATTATGTCAGAGTTTTGAAGAACAAGCTGGCGCGTCAGTTTGCTGAACTGGCTGCCTCCGGCGCTCCCTTTACCGAATTTGAAAAATTAGGAGCGGGTAAATTGCGGGCGGCAGTGATTGAAGGAGATGTAGAGTATGGTTCCCTTATGGCGGGTCAGATAGCCGGACTAATTAGTGAAGTCAAGCCTGCCCGGGAAATAATTTCCGAAGTGGTGGAAGAAGCCAGGCGGGTGATAGACAGGATGCAGCAGGTCATAAAACCGGATGGGAGGTAA